The following are encoded together in the Nitrospinaceae bacterium genome:
- a CDS encoding class I SAM-dependent methyltransferase, whose product MRERFDKHIPPEGEILDFGCGEGYMMNYLNKNRRRHMMGVEPSMAASAQAKLLGFDVQGGIESFPPENMNFFDAIVLFQVLEHLMDPKKFLREFSRLLVPDGKLIICCPNVNSQLRNTFKNSWINWHMPFHLWHFSPETLVSFMESEGWAVSHVETVTPPVWMFQTLTVEFLDYGFTSAREGFATMREKRNGQDPMSGDCIYLVASKADKSVSD is encoded by the coding sequence ATGAGGGAGCGTTTTGACAAGCACATACCGCCGGAGGGCGAGATCCTCGATTTCGGGTGTGGCGAAGGTTACATGATGAATTACCTCAATAAGAATCGAAGACGTCACATGATGGGGGTGGAGCCTTCCATGGCGGCATCGGCACAGGCGAAATTGCTTGGTTTCGATGTGCAGGGAGGGATTGAATCTTTTCCCCCTGAGAATATGAATTTTTTCGATGCCATCGTGCTTTTTCAGGTGCTTGAGCATCTGATGGACCCGAAGAAATTTCTGCGGGAATTCTCCAGACTTCTTGTGCCGGACGGAAAACTCATTATTTGTTGTCCGAACGTTAATTCTCAACTAAGGAATACATTTAAAAATTCATGGATCAACTGGCACATGCCATTTCACTTGTGGCACTTCAGCCCGGAAACTCTGGTGAGTTTTATGGAATCCGAAGGATGGGCTGTCTCTCATGTCGAAACCGTCACGCCTCCGGTATGGATGTTTCAAACCTTGACTGTCGAGTTTTTAGACTACGGTTTTACGTCGGCCAGGGAAGGGTTTGCCACCATGCGGGAGAAAAGGAACGGACAGGATCCGATGTCCGGAGATTGCATCTACTTGGTTGCAAGCAAGGCGGATAAATCGGTATCTGATTGA
- a CDS encoding glycosyltransferase family 2 protein produces the protein MPPQVSVCIPAYNYGHYLPEAIESVLAQTFTDWELIICDDQSVDDTETICREYSDKDPRIRYFKNETRLGMFENFNRTIDHAQAPFVKFLCADDWLHPDCLEVCINLAETFPTASMIQSACVDVNSAGIPISNVSETCFPKKIYKGATLIQRQLLGFKGIGGNSSFFIRKKSLLEIGKYTSRFRYAADTFLGLQLCQVGDFVATNQLLFFGRMHGEERLYTEDLKGSEISHRSEENMAPLIDWISIPRIIFKSSPLFGNNWACMMIGIGRVGADYFLVAILRILQGNVKIGAMYIKEIFRHGKPWWPILAALPWRLIYLLWKRINRKFQKIQQTEVWRPPGFQITQNEKTHKDSTQMP, from the coding sequence ATGCCTCCCCAGGTTTCTGTATGCATCCCGGCCTATAACTACGGGCACTACCTTCCTGAGGCGATCGAAAGCGTCCTGGCTCAGACCTTCACGGATTGGGAACTAATCATTTGCGACGATCAATCGGTCGACGACACCGAAACCATCTGCAGAGAATATTCCGACAAAGACCCTCGAATTCGCTACTTCAAAAACGAAACCCGGCTAGGAATGTTCGAGAATTTCAACCGGACTATCGACCATGCACAGGCACCTTTCGTTAAATTTCTATGCGCTGACGATTGGCTTCATCCCGATTGTCTTGAGGTTTGCATCAATTTAGCGGAAACGTTTCCAACAGCATCCATGATTCAATCCGCATGCGTTGACGTCAACTCTGCCGGAATTCCTATTTCAAACGTTTCCGAAACGTGCTTTCCCAAAAAAATTTACAAGGGCGCGACCTTAATTCAGAGACAACTGCTTGGATTCAAAGGGATCGGCGGAAACTCGTCTTTTTTTATAAGGAAAAAATCTCTGCTCGAAATCGGAAAATATACCTCTCGCTTTCGGTATGCAGCAGATACTTTCCTTGGGTTGCAATTATGTCAAGTCGGGGACTTCGTGGCGACAAACCAACTTTTATTTTTCGGACGAATGCATGGAGAAGAAAGGCTTTACACGGAAGATTTAAAGGGAAGTGAAATTTCTCATCGCTCGGAAGAAAATATGGCTCCATTAATTGACTGGATTAGTATTCCACGAATTATTTTCAAATCATCGCCTCTATTTGGAAATAATTGGGCATGCATGATGATTGGAATTGGCAGAGTTGGAGCGGATTATTTTTTAGTGGCCATTCTCAGGATTCTTCAGGGAAATGTTAAAATCGGAGCTATGTACATCAAGGAAATTTTTCGCCATGGGAAACCCTGGTGGCCTATCTTAGCTGCGCTCCCGTGGCGTCTCATTTATCTACTTTGGAAGCGAATTAATCGTAAGTTCCAAAAAATTCAACAAACCGAAGTTTGGAGACCACCGGGATTTCAAATCACCCAGAATGAGAAAACACATAAAGACTCAACCCAAATGCCATGA
- a CDS encoding methyltransferase, with protein MRITRLIRSILQPIFQKTRLDMRALQWRLEALGVRHAMLSAVLSQDDSPHGPNERLLDLAESIITRARNIELSLLADRGAPPIVHVWPGEHYRVLAALIEEVKPRSVVEIGTFKGTGSLAMLQGIPDGGKLTTVDILPWDQIPETLIKESDFWDGRFEQILCDFGEPKITRKHADLLRGAEIIFIDASKDGVFEKNLIDNFSAIDMTPGTLLIFDDIRQWEMLDIWRGIQHPKLDITSFGHFSGTGIVEWSG; from the coding sequence ATGAGAATAACCCGTTTGATAAGATCAATATTACAGCCGATATTCCAGAAGACAAGGTTGGATATGCGCGCCTTGCAGTGGAGGCTCGAGGCACTTGGAGTCAGACATGCCATGCTTAGCGCCGTCCTTTCACAAGATGATTCTCCTCACGGGCCAAACGAAAGATTATTGGATCTGGCCGAATCCATTATAACTCGGGCAAGAAATATAGAGCTGTCCCTTCTTGCGGACCGGGGAGCGCCGCCTATCGTTCATGTGTGGCCCGGCGAACACTACCGGGTTCTTGCCGCTCTCATCGAGGAAGTGAAACCCAGGTCCGTGGTCGAAATCGGAACATTTAAGGGCACCGGCTCGCTGGCAATGCTCCAGGGCATTCCGGACGGCGGGAAATTGACCACTGTGGATATTCTTCCCTGGGACCAGATTCCGGAAACTTTAATCAAAGAAAGTGATTTTTGGGATGGAAGGTTCGAGCAAATCCTATGCGATTTCGGGGAGCCAAAAATAACCCGAAAGCATGCGGACTTATTGCGCGGCGCCGAAATCATTTTCATCGACGCCTCCAAAGACGGCGTGTTCGAAAAGAATCTCATCGACAATTTTTCAGCAATTGATATGACACCAGGCACGCTGTTAATCTTCGATGATATTCGCCAGTGGGAAATGCTCGATATATGGCGGGGCATCCAGCACCCGAAACTGGACATCACCAGCTTCGGGCATTTTTCGGGAACGGGGATAGTGGAATGGAGCGGATAA
- a CDS encoding FkbM family methyltransferase, with the protein MKPDMTVYDIGAQAGYYSCIFSRLAHRGKIFSFEPLPENIISILRHIRMNKLSNVQVVHTALAGESGISGFSVEGEKHRNILIPTENAPLLIPTISLDDAVEIHQFPLPDFLKIDVEGAENQVLQGAQRTIEKVHPTIFLALHGEDQKNQCFQFLQMNNYALYDLEDRELTAPGETDEIRAT; encoded by the coding sequence GTGAAACCGGATATGACGGTGTATGATATCGGCGCTCAGGCGGGATACTACTCTTGTATCTTTTCCCGGCTGGCCCACCGGGGGAAGATTTTTTCATTTGAACCACTTCCGGAAAACATCATATCCATTCTCCGTCATATTCGAATGAACAAACTCTCCAACGTACAGGTTGTGCATACTGCCCTCGCCGGGGAAAGCGGCATATCCGGCTTTTCTGTGGAAGGCGAAAAACACCGGAACATTTTAATCCCCACCGAGAACGCCCCATTGCTGATCCCGACCATCAGCCTTGACGATGCTGTCGAAATTCACCAATTTCCCTTGCCCGATTTTTTGAAAATCGATGTAGAAGGAGCTGAGAATCAAGTTCTCCAGGGCGCTCAACGTACGATTGAAAAAGTCCACCCAACTATATTCCTTGCGCTCCACGGCGAGGATCAAAAAAACCAATGCTTTCAATTTTTGCAGATGAATAATTACGCCTTATACGACTTGGAAGACCGGGAATTAACAGCCCCCGGAGAGACTGATGAAATCCGCGCCACATAA
- a CDS encoding glycosyltransferase codes for MRVLHLTSGLSPRLGGPSVLVPEICKSLQNENVEVVLISTDADVSGNLNVPLNQPVETSGVRTYYFHTPFLKKYAFSFQLNTWLKNNVQLYDLVHIHQFFSYVTIPAVHWARRYGKPYIIRPAGQLNSHHIRKNLYVKQLFLLMVGNKILKNADFIHLTSNAELNEFHILKLPGTPRLLSPGLDFSNGGGEPNPEIFYKNHPELRSNKIILFLSRLHPVKGLDLLFPSFKQILKKENNVSLVIAGEPEKGYEKDIQNLLKSNGLENKVIFPGFVEGAEKSGLYSIADIFVLPSYGDNFGVAAYEAMEKGLPVLITDRVGVAPQVEQYGAGLVTGCDSGEISDALLTLLGDKELREKMGKQGAKLARDEFSWEKSSRELIKSYDMILSSESQ; via the coding sequence TTGCGCGTACTTCACCTCACCTCAGGCTTGAGCCCCCGCCTCGGCGGACCATCCGTTCTTGTCCCCGAGATATGCAAATCATTGCAGAATGAAAATGTGGAAGTGGTTCTTATATCGACCGACGCGGACGTTTCAGGAAACCTAAACGTACCGCTCAACCAACCCGTGGAGACATCCGGGGTCCGGACATACTATTTCCATACACCTTTTTTGAAAAAGTATGCATTTTCTTTCCAGCTTAACACCTGGCTAAAAAACAATGTCCAACTCTATGATCTCGTTCACATTCATCAATTTTTCTCGTATGTAACCATACCCGCAGTCCACTGGGCCCGGAGGTACGGCAAACCTTATATAATCAGGCCGGCCGGACAGTTGAACTCACACCACATCCGGAAGAATCTTTACGTCAAACAATTATTCTTATTGATGGTAGGGAACAAAATCCTGAAAAATGCGGATTTCATTCACCTGACTTCTAACGCCGAACTGAATGAGTTCCATATTTTAAAACTCCCCGGAACGCCGCGCCTTCTTTCGCCCGGCCTGGATTTCAGCAATGGTGGCGGCGAGCCCAACCCCGAAATATTCTATAAAAACCATCCGGAGCTTCGTAGCAATAAAATCATTCTATTCCTCTCCAGGCTTCACCCAGTCAAGGGCCTCGATCTGCTCTTCCCTTCATTCAAGCAAATTCTGAAAAAAGAAAATAACGTTTCCCTGGTAATCGCCGGGGAACCCGAGAAGGGCTACGAAAAAGATATACAGAATCTACTTAAATCGAACGGACTGGAAAACAAAGTCATCTTCCCTGGTTTCGTCGAGGGAGCAGAAAAAAGCGGCCTTTATTCCATTGCCGATATTTTTGTTCTCCCCTCATACGGGGACAATTTCGGCGTTGCCGCCTACGAGGCCATGGAAAAGGGACTTCCCGTGCTTATCACCGATCGTGTCGGGGTGGCCCCTCAGGTCGAGCAATACGGCGCAGGCTTGGTTACCGGATGCGATTCCGGAGAGATTTCCGATGCCCTGCTCACCCTTCTGGGCGACAAGGAACTCCGAGAAAAGATGGGAAAACAAGGGGCAAAACTGGCAAGAGATGAATTTTCGTGGGAAAAATCATCCCGGGAACTGATCAAGTCGTACGACATGATTCTTTCCTCAGAATCCCAATAG
- a CDS encoding FkbM family methyltransferase: MLVSEFRLAAFKWTSRNRPAKGTERVHINDTYLDFCHTSHFELFRLNHIGGEQKLIQLLLDNTRSGDVVFDIGANIGMYSLFLAKKVGIGGQVISFEPEKNSRARLLVNIKLNAIENMRVLETALGETASEGVMDFSDEAGSGVHRILGNDEGESPSHQQTISVAPGDTVIHEHSLPAPNVLKIDVEGMEYDVLKGITQTLKHPDCRFILLEIHFSLHAKLGRDNVPRQIENLLSNSGFTYLEWADTSHLIGRKKSL, from the coding sequence ATGCTGGTTTCAGAATTTCGGTTGGCGGCTTTCAAGTGGACATCCCGGAATCGCCCCGCCAAAGGGACCGAAAGAGTTCACATCAACGACACTTATCTTGATTTTTGCCACACATCTCACTTTGAACTTTTTCGCCTGAATCACATCGGGGGCGAGCAAAAACTCATCCAGCTACTCCTCGACAATACCCGAAGCGGGGATGTGGTATTCGATATCGGAGCTAACATCGGCATGTATTCCCTATTCCTGGCTAAAAAGGTCGGAATCGGGGGACAAGTCATTTCCTTTGAGCCCGAAAAAAACTCCCGAGCCAGGCTACTTGTAAACATTAAACTTAACGCCATCGAGAATATGAGGGTATTGGAAACGGCGCTCGGCGAAACCGCGAGCGAGGGAGTCATGGATTTTTCAGATGAGGCAGGCTCAGGCGTTCACCGAATTTTAGGAAATGACGAGGGTGAATCTCCCTCCCACCAACAAACTATTTCAGTTGCCCCGGGGGATACGGTTATTCACGAACACTCCCTTCCCGCGCCTAATGTTTTGAAAATTGACGTAGAGGGAATGGAATACGATGTATTGAAGGGTATTACCCAGACCCTGAAACATCCCGATTGCCGTTTTATTTTACTTGAAATTCATTTTTCCTTGCACGCCAAATTGGGCCGCGATAATGTCCCGCGCCAAATTGAAAATCTATTATCCAACAGCGGGTTTACGTATTTGGAATGGGCTGATACTTCTCACCTGATAGGCAGAAAAAAATCATTATGA